In Capillimicrobium parvum, a genomic segment contains:
- a CDS encoding hydantoinase B/oxoprolinase family protein, whose product MSAFERRLDPVTFEVLKSAFVSVCNEMALAVEMSAYSTVISEGRDYSATLYDAHGNLVAQGMEDLPSHAGTAAFTVRATIERQGIERMRPGDMFVMNDPFMGGTHLQDVRVVAPIFRQDKLVGFVATTGHWSDVGGMVPGSFYMEASEIYQEGVQIPPVPIVQEGVLNEAVLDLLLHNMRVPGERRGDLHAQIAACRAGARRLVELIDRYGEDTVADAMAQAQDYSEQLFRSEIALIPDGSYSWEDWIDQDPKTGEPQPVRLTMRIKGDQITYDVTESAPPVHTAINCTYPGLCSAIFMSTKALFPQVMMNEGLLRAIEIVVPERSIVNAPRPYPVGGMAATALERVINCILGAWSQAAPERTTAGHYNIINIVFGGRDEETGEEHVAYVWTEGGTGARATKDGVSGVMMFFSASTRNIAVEIQERRAPVSWAGYQFRQDSCGPGEHQGGHGSMRRLHCDADGLVLSAIGDREKFKPWGLFGGGEAASQHLIRYPAVGGEESLGMFFSNQGLKAGDEVAYLSTGGGGYGPPARRDVALVLDDLRNEYISEEFAARHYGVVCDVVDREALDIRVDVEATRARRSELFGAEHADPPGLETLGSEQLTRGAATA is encoded by the coding sequence TGAGGTCCTGAAGAGCGCCTTCGTATCGGTGTGCAACGAGATGGCGCTCGCCGTCGAGATGTCCGCCTACTCGACCGTCATCTCGGAGGGGCGCGACTACAGCGCGACCCTCTACGACGCGCACGGCAATCTGGTGGCGCAGGGCATGGAAGACCTGCCCTCTCATGCCGGCACCGCCGCGTTCACGGTGCGGGCGACGATCGAGCGGCAGGGCATCGAGCGCATGCGCCCGGGCGACATGTTCGTCATGAACGACCCGTTCATGGGCGGCACGCACCTGCAGGACGTGCGCGTCGTCGCGCCGATCTTCCGCCAGGACAAGCTCGTCGGGTTCGTCGCGACGACGGGCCATTGGTCGGACGTCGGTGGCATGGTGCCGGGCTCCTTCTACATGGAGGCGAGCGAGATCTACCAGGAGGGCGTCCAGATCCCGCCCGTGCCGATCGTGCAGGAGGGCGTGCTCAACGAAGCGGTGCTCGACCTGCTGCTGCACAACATGCGCGTGCCGGGCGAGCGCCGAGGAGACCTCCACGCGCAGATCGCGGCCTGCCGCGCGGGCGCGCGGCGGCTCGTAGAGCTGATCGACCGCTACGGCGAGGACACCGTCGCGGACGCCATGGCACAGGCGCAGGACTACTCCGAGCAGCTGTTCCGGAGTGAGATCGCCCTGATCCCCGACGGCAGCTACTCCTGGGAGGACTGGATCGACCAGGACCCCAAGACCGGCGAGCCGCAGCCGGTGCGTCTGACGATGCGCATCAAGGGTGACCAGATCACCTACGACGTGACGGAGTCCGCGCCACCGGTCCATACCGCGATCAACTGCACGTACCCCGGTCTGTGCAGCGCGATCTTCATGAGCACGAAGGCCCTGTTTCCGCAGGTGATGATGAACGAGGGGCTGCTCCGGGCGATCGAGATCGTCGTGCCCGAGCGCAGCATCGTCAACGCGCCGCGCCCGTACCCGGTCGGCGGCATGGCGGCCACCGCGCTCGAGCGAGTCATCAACTGCATCCTCGGCGCGTGGTCGCAGGCCGCGCCCGAGCGCACGACCGCGGGCCACTACAACATCATCAACATCGTCTTCGGCGGTCGCGACGAGGAGACCGGCGAAGAGCACGTCGCCTACGTCTGGACCGAGGGCGGCACCGGTGCGCGCGCGACGAAGGACGGCGTGAGCGGCGTGATGATGTTCTTCTCCGCGAGCACGCGCAACATCGCGGTGGAGATCCAGGAGCGGCGCGCGCCGGTCAGCTGGGCCGGCTACCAGTTCCGCCAGGATTCCTGCGGGCCGGGCGAGCACCAGGGCGGCCACGGGTCGATGCGGCGCCTGCACTGCGACGCCGACGGGCTCGTGCTGTCCGCGATCGGCGACCGCGAGAAGTTCAAGCCGTGGGGGCTGTTCGGCGGCGGCGAAGCGGCGAGCCAGCACCTCATTCGCTACCCCGCGGTCGGTGGCGAGGAGTCGCTCGGGATGTTCTTCTCCAACCAGGGGCTGAAGGCCGGCGACGAGGTCGCGTACCTGTCCACCGGCGGCGGCGGGTACGGCCCGCCCGCCCGGCGAGACGTGGCTCTCGTGCTCGACGACCTCCGCAACGAGTACATCAGCGAGGAGTTCGCCGCGCGCCACTACGGCGTGGTGTGCGACGTCGTCGATCGCGAGGCGCTCGACATCCGCGTCGACGTCGAGGCGACCCGGGCGAGACGCTCGGAGCTGTTCGGCGCCGAGCATGCCGATCCGCCCGGCCTCGAAACGCTCGGGAGCGAGCAGCTGACTCGCGGGGCCGCGACCGCATGA
- a CDS encoding thiolase family protein — translation MSSILGTGITPIGRHLEQSLAELAQAAAGDALADAGVDRSDVDTVVFANAFAGMVQGQESVRGQVVLGRAGFAGAAIYNVENACASGSSAVALAHRLLQAAASECALVVGAEKLHHASRDVSLRALATATDIDEIDEDDVARGVFMAHYAGKGREYLDAHDGQIEHFALAAARSSRNGARNPSAQFRVACTPDEVLAARPIIDPLTLLMCSPISDGAAAVVLGRQRPGAPRIQASATVSGCDGRDPSIEAARKAFSEASVSPDQLDVLEVHDAAIPGELLALEALGVCGKGEAGPWIADGRSDLDGDVAVNTSGGLVRRGHPIGATGVAQIVEVADQLRGRAGERQVEGARLGACHNAGGVLCDEPAVAVVTVMEAA, via the coding sequence ATGAGCTCGATCCTCGGTACAGGCATCACGCCCATCGGCCGTCATCTCGAGCAGTCGCTCGCCGAGCTCGCCCAGGCTGCCGCCGGCGACGCGCTGGCCGATGCCGGCGTCGACCGGTCCGACGTCGACACGGTCGTGTTCGCCAACGCGTTCGCGGGCATGGTCCAGGGTCAGGAGTCGGTCCGCGGTCAGGTCGTCCTCGGTCGCGCGGGCTTTGCCGGGGCGGCGATCTACAACGTCGAGAACGCGTGCGCGAGCGGGTCGAGCGCGGTTGCGCTCGCGCACCGCCTCCTGCAGGCGGCCGCGTCGGAATGCGCCCTCGTGGTCGGAGCCGAGAAGCTGCACCACGCGAGCCGCGACGTCTCGCTCCGGGCGCTCGCGACCGCAACCGACATCGACGAGATCGACGAGGACGATGTCGCGCGTGGGGTGTTCATGGCCCACTACGCGGGCAAGGGGCGCGAGTACCTTGACGCCCACGACGGGCAGATCGAGCATTTCGCCCTCGCGGCGGCCCGCAGCAGTCGCAACGGCGCCCGCAACCCCTCGGCGCAGTTCCGGGTCGCGTGCACGCCGGACGAGGTGCTCGCCGCCCGGCCGATCATCGACCCGCTGACGCTGCTCATGTGCTCACCGATCTCGGACGGCGCGGCGGCCGTGGTGCTCGGGCGCCAGCGCCCGGGGGCGCCGCGGATCCAGGCCAGCGCCACGGTCTCGGGCTGTGACGGCCGAGACCCCTCGATCGAGGCCGCGCGCAAGGCGTTCTCGGAGGCGTCGGTGTCACCGGACCAGCTCGATGTGCTCGAGGTCCACGATGCCGCGATACCCGGTGAGCTGCTCGCCCTCGAGGCGCTCGGCGTCTGCGGCAAGGGCGAGGCCGGGCCGTGGATCGCGGACGGTCGCAGCGACCTCGACGGTGACGTCGCCGTGAACACCAGTGGCGGCCTGGTGCGCCGCGGGCACCCGATCGGTGCCACCGGCGTCGCCCAGATCGTCGAGGTGGCGGACCAGCTGCGCGGCCGCGCGGGCGAGCGACAGGTCGAGGGCGCGCGCCTCGGTGCGTGCCATAACGCGGGCGGCGTCCTGTGCGACGAGCCCGCCGTCGCGGTCGTGACCGTGATGGAGGCCGCGTGA
- a CDS encoding TetR/AcrR family transcriptional regulator, producing the protein MSVGEESPSSAAQRRWETLAARVAQMREAIPYVTANTELLESRRSQIAEAAYAAFCANGFRSTSVSDVAGLAGMDKRTLYDYVGDKPDLLYLVFLHFLPDQVKRMGSALRDRDDPVMQLQRMGRAHLRFLAEYPGLGLLYYREMRYLHREQIRDLLWLIGETITLYRTAIERGAAAGLIVTDDAHVAARVFAAGLDMPSLTAWDLASSDPKIVEREILRFALDGLRAR; encoded by the coding sequence GTGAGCGTCGGGGAGGAGAGTCCGAGCTCCGCCGCACAGCGGCGCTGGGAGACCCTCGCGGCGCGCGTGGCGCAGATGCGGGAGGCCATCCCGTACGTCACGGCGAACACGGAGCTGCTGGAGTCCCGGCGCTCGCAGATCGCCGAGGCGGCGTATGCGGCGTTCTGCGCCAACGGCTTCCGCTCGACGTCGGTGAGCGATGTCGCCGGGCTCGCGGGCATGGACAAGCGCACGCTCTACGACTACGTCGGCGACAAGCCCGACCTGCTCTACCTCGTGTTCCTGCACTTCCTGCCGGACCAGGTCAAACGCATGGGCAGCGCGCTCCGGGACCGGGACGACCCGGTGATGCAACTGCAGAGGATGGGACGCGCGCACCTCAGGTTCCTGGCGGAGTATCCCGGCCTCGGCCTCCTCTACTACCGCGAGATGCGGTACCTGCACCGTGAGCAGATCCGCGACCTGCTCTGGCTGATCGGCGAGACGATCACGCTCTATCGCACGGCGATCGAGCGCGGGGCCGCCGCGGGGCTGATCGTCACCGACGACGCGCATGTCGCAGCGCGGGTCTTCGCGGCGGGGCTCGATATGCCGAGCCTCACGGCGTGGGATCTCGCGAGCTCCGATCCCAAGATCGTCGAGCGCGAGATCCTGCGCTTCGCGCTCGACGGTCTGCGGGCTCGTTAG